A single region of the bacterium genome encodes:
- a CDS encoding acyl-CoA dehydratase activase, which translates to MKTNFDYCVGLDIGAVFIRIVGLDGVAPVDNWSLDKPVSICLARRHNGNPVQALKEGLQELKLPAHFKLGITGSGALLVAGLLGRQPIDPVQAEIKAVKKVFPGVRNIINVGGASVTLIQLDEEGNFIDHSTNSLCAAGTGSFLDQQAGRLGISYQDLSDFPVVDNPPSIATRCSVFAKTDLIHRQQEGYAKPALWAGLCKGMTGTFLNTLLRGRPLSGLTVLTGGVAQNQEVVRWLRARYVDQVQTYQEAPYSGAIGAAYLASQVGWGEAITLEDLLARLQDRPKSKPERPRGKPLLLKKSTYPSFEVAESYVDQYDNEIRIGNWKQSPEHRKKVYLGIDIGSTSTKAILLSQEGEVIADLYRRTAGDPIGATRAIFSAIDEIGDRRNTSLKVLGAGTTGSGRKLIGQVIGADVIVNEITAHLTGARWVDPEVETIFEIGGQDSKYIRAKGGHIVDSNMNYVCAAGTGSFVEEVAKRLGFSLDEIGDIALGLTPPPTSDRCTVFMEQDIDRLIRDGYTREECLAAVLYSVVKNYLNKVVGKRPISRDRIFFQGATARNKALVAAFEQILGVEMMVSPYCHVLGSLGAALLTRDFILSKAGETSFKGLDLSRRKIELKNETCELCQNHCQITLAEIEGESDRPSWGYMCGRDPADSKMRIKEEFLPFRKRQKLLLTPASKLDDSQAGAPNLKPVRIGLPQSLTTYSFLPLWREFFTQLGCQIQLSPKTDDEITKKGLELAAADFCLPVKIAHGHAHYLAASEKVDLIFMPYMISPRRNPKTTNTFFCPYVQIQSSFITSSLSLHGVSAERFLSPVIDLRMDEKKVIKRLYESLGPALNRRRKQIASAWGKAQQAQQEFSARCKAEGEQLLQDLELKGQKAIVILGRPYNTCDLGSNLGLPQKIAELGLPIIPMDMLPYNIEEINPAFKNMYWAYGQHILCAAQYVRDKKNLFGIYFTNFSCGPDSFLLGLVEEIMGDKPLLTLELDEHGGDAGYMTRVEAFFDVIRDWKEEVKIMPAISLNGRPDLVGRKLWIPPMHPVGSRLFAAAFNAFGYQAEALPSETPEISDLGRSLTRGSECLPAAVTIGGLIHKLQEIKANPVEHAFFMPSADGPCRFGQYHLLHRIILDRLDYKDLIILSPTCYNAYQGLPQGLRRLLWKAILVSDVLYKAACKTRPYEQPKGQTDQVLEKGIQRMVDAFAQGADLEKNLRLCLEHFFRIPTVNPGSKPLVGIVGEIYVRCNYFSNDELVRATESLGGEAWLSPVSEWILYTSFMEAWVAREQGENIYKRLKASLKNRFLLDDEERFYELADSLLKDRHEPNIEEVIKEGEKYLPRNFYGEAILTLGRAALFARDGARLIINAAPFSCMPGTLTSALSQQIKTETHIPMVNMFYDGKEGLNQRLSVFLNNLT; encoded by the coding sequence GTGAAAACTAATTTTGACTACTGTGTAGGTTTGGATATTGGAGCTGTCTTTATCAGGATAGTGGGGCTGGACGGAGTGGCTCCGGTGGATAACTGGAGTTTGGATAAACCAGTTAGTATCTGCTTGGCCCGCCGGCATAATGGAAATCCTGTTCAGGCCTTAAAAGAAGGTCTTCAGGAACTAAAATTGCCGGCTCATTTCAAGTTAGGCATAACAGGCTCTGGGGCTTTGCTTGTGGCCGGCCTGCTTGGCCGGCAGCCCATAGACCCTGTTCAGGCTGAGATCAAGGCGGTTAAAAAAGTTTTTCCCGGGGTGAGGAACATCATTAATGTCGGCGGGGCGAGTGTAACGCTTATTCAGTTAGACGAAGAGGGGAATTTTATTGATCATTCGACTAACTCTCTCTGCGCCGCCGGAACCGGCTCTTTCCTTGACCAGCAGGCCGGACGATTGGGTATTTCTTATCAAGACCTGTCTGACTTTCCGGTGGTTGACAACCCCCCTTCTATCGCCACCCGCTGTTCGGTCTTTGCCAAGACCGATCTAATCCACCGTCAACAGGAAGGATATGCCAAACCGGCCCTTTGGGCAGGACTGTGTAAAGGGATGACCGGCACCTTTCTCAACACCCTCCTTCGAGGCAGGCCTTTATCCGGTTTGACCGTGCTCACCGGCGGGGTAGCTCAAAACCAAGAAGTCGTCCGATGGCTTAGGGCCCGATATGTTGATCAGGTGCAGACATACCAGGAGGCGCCATACAGCGGTGCCATTGGGGCGGCCTATTTGGCTTCCCAGGTGGGTTGGGGAGAAGCGATAACTCTGGAAGACCTCCTGGCCAGACTCCAGGACCGGCCAAAAAGCAAGCCGGAAAGACCCCGGGGGAAACCCCTTCTCCTTAAAAAATCAACCTACCCTTCCTTTGAAGTGGCTGAATCCTATGTGGATCAGTATGACAATGAGATCCGGATAGGTAATTGGAAACAGAGCCCAGAACACAGAAAGAAGGTTTATCTGGGCATAGATATTGGTTCCACCTCTACCAAGGCCATCCTGCTGAGCCAGGAGGGAGAGGTAATAGCCGACCTCTACCGGAGAACGGCCGGCGATCCCATCGGGGCAACAAGGGCTATATTTTCAGCCATCGATGAAATAGGGGATCGTCGAAACACGTCTTTGAAAGTCCTGGGGGCAGGGACAACCGGCTCAGGCCGGAAATTAATTGGTCAGGTCATTGGCGCCGATGTGATCGTTAATGAGATTACCGCCCATTTAACCGGCGCTCGGTGGGTAGACCCGGAAGTGGAAACTATCTTTGAGATCGGCGGACAGGATTCAAAATATATCCGGGCTAAAGGTGGGCATATTGTTGATTCTAATATGAACTATGTTTGTGCCGCCGGAACGGGCTCTTTCGTGGAAGAAGTGGCTAAAAGACTGGGGTTTTCCCTTGACGAGATAGGTGATATAGCCTTAGGACTTACCCCGCCGCCTACCTCGGATCGCTGCACTGTCTTTATGGAACAGGATATAGATCGCCTGATCAGAGATGGATATACCAGGGAAGAATGTCTTGCTGCCGTCCTGTATTCAGTGGTTAAGAACTATTTAAACAAAGTGGTGGGTAAACGACCGATCAGCCGGGACAGGATCTTCTTCCAGGGGGCCACGGCCAGAAATAAGGCCCTGGTAGCCGCCTTTGAGCAGATACTTGGCGTAGAAATGATGGTCTCACCTTACTGTCATGTGCTGGGTTCTTTGGGGGCGGCTCTCTTAACCAGGGATTTTATACTATCTAAGGCCGGAGAAACCAGTTTTAAAGGGCTTGATTTATCCAGGCGAAAGATCGAATTAAAAAATGAGACTTGTGAACTCTGCCAAAATCATTGTCAGATCACCCTGGCCGAAATCGAAGGAGAATCAGACCGGCCTTCCTGGGGCTATATGTGCGGCCGTGACCCGGCGGATTCTAAGATGAGGATCAAAGAGGAATTCCTCCCCTTTAGAAAGCGGCAGAAACTACTGCTGACGCCTGCCTCGAAACTCGACGACTCGCAAGCGGGTGCCCCGAACTTGAAACCTGTTCGGATTGGTCTTCCCCAGTCTCTAACCACTTACAGCTTTCTTCCCCTCTGGAGGGAATTTTTTACCCAACTTGGCTGTCAGATCCAGCTTTCACCCAAGACTGATGACGAGATAACTAAAAAAGGCCTCGAGTTGGCCGCAGCGGATTTTTGTCTGCCGGTCAAGATCGCCCATGGTCATGCCCATTATCTGGCTGCCTCTGAAAAGGTTGATCTTATCTTTATGCCCTATATGATTAGCCCCCGGCGGAACCCGAAAACAACCAACACCTTTTTTTGCCCTTATGTGCAGATACAGTCGAGCTTTATCACTTCCAGCCTTTCTCTTCACGGGGTTTCAGCCGAGCGGTTTCTCTCGCCGGTTATTGATCTCAGGATGGATGAAAAGAAAGTGATTAAAAGGCTTTATGAGTCGCTGGGGCCGGCCCTTAACCGCCGCCGGAAACAGATTGCTTCTGCCTGGGGAAAGGCCCAACAGGCCCAGCAAGAATTTAGCGCCAGGTGTAAGGCCGAGGGAGAACAATTACTCCAGGACCTGGAACTTAAAGGTCAAAAAGCCATTGTTATCCTCGGACGTCCTTACAATACCTGTGACCTGGGGAGCAACTTAGGTCTTCCCCAGAAGATAGCCGAACTTGGTCTGCCCATAATCCCTATGGATATGCTCCCATACAACATCGAGGAGATTAATCCTGCCTTTAAAAATATGTATTGGGCCTATGGTCAGCATATCCTATGTGCCGCCCAATATGTGCGGGATAAGAAAAACCTTTTTGGGATATACTTCACTAATTTTTCCTGCGGTCCGGATTCTTTCCTGCTCGGATTAGTAGAAGAGATTATGGGGGACAAGCCTCTGCTCACCCTGGAGTTGGATGAGCACGGCGGAGATGCCGGCTATATGACCCGAGTGGAGGCATTTTTCGATGTGATTCGAGATTGGAAGGAAGAGGTGAAAATTATGCCGGCCATTTCTCTAAATGGCCGACCTGACTTAGTCGGCCGGAAACTCTGGATTCCACCGATGCATCCGGTTGGCTCCCGGCTCTTTGCGGCTGCCTTTAATGCCTTCGGCTATCAAGCTGAAGCCCTTCCCTCTGAAACGCCGGAAATATCCGATCTAGGCCGGTCTTTAACCCGGGGAAGTGAATGTCTTCCAGCGGCCGTAACTATCGGGGGTCTAATCCATAAATTGCAGGAGATAAAAGCCAATCCGGTTGAGCATGCCTTTTTCATGCCCTCAGCCGATGGCCCGTGCCGATTTGGGCAGTATCATTTGCTTCACCGGATCATCCTGGATCGACTGGACTATAAAGACCTGATCATACTTTCCCCCACCTGTTACAATGCCTACCAGGGACTTCCCCAGGGACTGAGGAGACTTCTCTGGAAGGCCATCCTGGTCTCGGATGTGCTGTATAAGGCCGCCTGTAAGACTCGCCCCTATGAACAGCCAAAAGGGCAGACTGACCAGGTTCTGGAGAAAGGCATTCAGCGGATGGTAGATGCCTTTGCCCAGGGCGCTGATTTAGAAAAGAACCTCAGATTATGCCTGGAGCATTTTTTCCGGATCCCCACGGTCAATCCTGGTTCCAAGCCACTGGTAGGCATAGTGGGTGAAATTTATGTCAGGTGTAATTATTTTAGTAATGATGAATTGGTCAGGGCCACCGAAAGCCTGGGTGGAGAAGCCTGGCTGTCTCCGGTTTCTGAGTGGATTCTTTATACCTCCTTTATGGAGGCTTGGGTGGCCAGAGAGCAAGGGGAGAATATATATAAACGACTTAAGGCTTCTCTTAAAAATCGTTTTCTCCTGGATGACGAAGAAAGGTTTTATGAATTGGCTGATTCTTTGCTTAAAGATCGGCACGAGCCGAATATTGAGGAGGTCATTAAGGAGGGAGAAAAATATCTACCCCGAAACTTCTACGGGGAAGCCATCCTGACCCTGGGCCGGGCCGCCCTCTTTGCCAGAGACGGCGCCCGACTAATCATTAATGCCGCCCCCTTTTCCTGCATGCCGGGGACCCTCACTTCGGCCCTCTCTCAACAAATCAAGACCGAGACCCACATCCCCATGGTCAATATGTTCTACGACGGCAAGGAAGGCCTTAACCAACGGCTCTCGGTCTTTCTGAATAACCTGACCTGA
- a CDS encoding right-handed parallel beta-helix repeat-containing protein: MKYRYGIQGDSSGLPSGTWLGYKDLATAGVSKWVVADLTPDVDLTSGTVYHIVVEPVDNPNKSIALRATAPLNQLIVYDQAPDPNSNTLFYDGTGWTIQGYQPLYLLEYSDAIREGDPCSDPGYGSVYGSIYESERFTWAGGDKTITQVIVYLKCAGSPPNDCRFVLYNITDAVEVANGTIATSSEITTSYAWYTYTLSTPQTLIDGKQYRLYLKTPGGNSSNKYMWHMPFNNGVAGNSRNYDGLNSINQTSSDGGSSWADWPNFDAVFRFAYPATYYYVRPDGNNANTGRGPSAAAAWKTIGKAASTMVAGDTVYVAPGNYGESVSVGNNGSAGKRINYVGDRDASEFPDLSAGEVITSRFSISSKSYITIDGFTLRNYSSGSGVEVLGTGNNYLIIRNNKIYSHSYDGIHLRYANNIEIYNNLIYDNERHGINLFYTSNNAKIYNNTFYLNADVSNEAAIKLDQGQNATVFNNIFYQSIGYCIYVSDQSGFASDYNDFYGGAKVGYWSGDRVTLADWCGASTQTDDINHAINSDPKFVDPDGADNTLGGPNGADDDFHLQSTSPCIEAGTSSFNGKSAPADDIDGEVRPYAAGYDMGSDELLIALSITLRNAADNADYTTWTIGSGKALNTVYLMDINNCVLVKNDGNVSEDFSIMAVGSNWTLGSSSGENTCVLMGLFNGHTAPLEGDFSTANDLINTFPVWATQVGGSGKFEGTNDGDNILSATGEKLYIYLRTPTAVNQGDQEAVTVTIGCREH; the protein is encoded by the coding sequence ATGAAATACCGATACGGCATTCAGGGAGATAGCAGTGGCCTCCCCAGTGGAACATGGTTAGGATATAAAGATCTTGCGACAGCAGGAGTTTCTAAGTGGGTGGTGGCAGATTTAACCCCTGATGTAGATCTAACCTCTGGCACAGTTTATCACATTGTAGTTGAGCCGGTGGATAATCCAAACAAGTCCATTGCCCTTCGGGCAACCGCCCCATTAAATCAACTAATCGTCTATGATCAGGCACCTGATCCCAATTCAAACACCCTTTTCTACGACGGAACCGGCTGGACTATTCAAGGTTATCAGCCTCTTTACTTATTAGAGTATTCAGACGCTATCCGCGAAGGAGATCCATGTTCAGACCCCGGTTATGGCAGTGTGTATGGCAGCATATATGAATCTGAAAGATTTACCTGGGCCGGTGGGGACAAGACTATTACCCAGGTAATTGTATACCTGAAATGTGCCGGAAGTCCACCCAACGATTGCCGGTTTGTTCTTTATAATATAACTGATGCGGTAGAGGTGGCTAATGGAACCATCGCTACATCTTCAGAAATTACTACCTCCTATGCCTGGTACACCTATACCCTGTCTACCCCACAAACCCTCATTGATGGGAAACAATATCGTCTTTATCTAAAAACCCCTGGCGGGAATTCCAGTAATAAATATATGTGGCATATGCCCTTTAATAATGGAGTAGCGGGCAACTCTCGAAACTATGATGGTCTGAATTCAATAAATCAGACCTCTTCTGATGGGGGATCTAGTTGGGCAGATTGGCCTAATTTTGATGCCGTATTTAGATTTGCCTATCCAGCCACCTATTATTATGTTAGGCCCGATGGGAATAATGCCAATACTGGTCGGGGCCCTTCTGCCGCAGCGGCATGGAAGACCATTGGCAAGGCAGCCTCGACTATGGTGGCCGGTGACACGGTTTATGTCGCCCCAGGCAACTATGGGGAGTCAGTAAGCGTAGGGAATAATGGGTCAGCCGGCAAGAGGATTAACTACGTGGGCGATAGGGATGCCTCTGAATTTCCTGACCTTTCGGCTGGTGAGGTAATAACTTCCCGCTTTTCCATTTCCAGCAAATCCTATATCACCATAGATGGATTTACCCTCCGGAATTATAGTAGTGGGTCTGGAGTTGAGGTTCTTGGAACGGGGAATAATTATCTTATCATCCGTAATAATAAGATCTACTCCCATAGTTACGACGGCATACATCTCAGATATGCTAACAATATTGAGATTTATAATAACCTCATCTACGATAACGAACGTCATGGGATAAACTTATTTTACACCTCTAATAATGCCAAGATATACAATAATACCTTTTACCTAAACGCCGATGTTAGCAATGAGGCAGCTATCAAGCTTGATCAGGGCCAAAATGCTACCGTCTTTAACAACATCTTCTACCAATCAATCGGATATTGTATCTATGTCTCCGACCAGTCTGGCTTTGCCTCTGATTATAATGACTTCTACGGGGGGGCCAAGGTAGGTTATTGGAGTGGGGATCGGGTGACATTGGCTGACTGGTGTGGCGCCTCTACTCAGACAGATGATATCAATCATGCCATAAATAGTGACCCCAAGTTTGTTGATCCCGATGGGGCAGATAATACCTTAGGTGGACCGAATGGAGCTGATGATGATTTTCATCTCCAATCCACCTCACCTTGCATAGAAGCAGGCACTAGTTCCTTTAATGGAAAAAGTGCCCCAGCGGATGACATAGATGGAGAGGTAAGACCCTACGCGGCTGGATATGATATGGGAAGCGATGAACTCCTTATAGCCCTCAGCATTACCTTAAGGAATGCGGCTGATAACGCCGACTATACTACCTGGACCATAGGCTCGGGCAAGGCGTTAAATACCGTTTATTTAATGGATATCAATAATTGTGTCCTGGTCAAAAATGATGGTAATGTGTCAGAAGATTTCAGTATAATGGCCGTGGGGAGTAATTGGACGTTGGGAAGCTCTTCAGGAGAAAATACCTGTGTATTAATGGGACTTTTCAATGGCCATACTGCCCCTCTGGAAGGTGATTTTTCCACGGCTAATGATTTGATTAATACATTCCCTGTCTGGGCGACCCAGGTAGGAGGTAGTGGGAAGTTTGAAGGCACCAATGACGGCGATAATATCCTAAGCGCAACTGGCGAAAAGTTATATATTTACCTGAGGACACCCACGGCGGTCAACCAGGGTGATCAGGAAGCCGTTACTGTAACTATTGGATGTCGGGAGCACTAA
- a CDS encoding gliding motility-associated C-terminal domain-containing protein translates to MKVQAQEITMQARSGIKLPLIKKKAMIKFLILLFCLKASISWAVTPAGTSIIDLPAEMSYGLESQPNSGRVRSDEVRLAVSQIYGIDLKPGPLRTFSGLTGIGTACYYPCSIENKGNGRQKISLEIMEKTEDLSVELLMDSNGDGIHQEEEDQAISENRVWIDQDTDFKFFIKLEVQDTAREGLYSASLRVSTTPDGGRYKGDNNKEYGDLDERETRGEIDLQKEKDYVDFLLDLKVSKTVAYPDDVLTYTITCGNMGQDTAEGVTVKNELPKNTDFIWASGLYSAKKASPAYRLDGREKIIKWGEEEGICLNPGEIRQLTVEAKVDTRISESIKLEDKVTLSWHIPKKHSITLKVKALSSLLQLPESLKDVVVYPNPFKEEYSKTWMVHFFNLTKRCRLEVYNIAGELVFTANKDDLKNIYDWNLKNNRGESVASGVYIYYLKNSDRDGDEAIGKLSIIR, encoded by the coding sequence ATGAAAGTCCAGGCTCAGGAGATAACGATGCAGGCACGGTCAGGTATAAAGTTACCATTGATTAAGAAGAAGGCTATGATTAAATTTCTAATCCTCCTATTTTGTCTCAAGGCCTCTATCTCATGGGCGGTGACCCCGGCGGGCACATCCATAATAGACCTACCGGCCGAGATGAGTTATGGGTTAGAGAGCCAGCCGAATTCTGGGCGGGTAAGATCAGATGAAGTAAGGCTCGCTGTTTCACAGATCTATGGAATAGATTTAAAGCCCGGTCCATTGAGGACATTCTCTGGTTTAACAGGCATCGGCACAGCCTGTTATTACCCCTGCTCCATCGAAAATAAGGGGAATGGAAGACAGAAGATAAGCCTTGAAATAATGGAGAAAACAGAGGATTTGAGCGTAGAATTGCTTATGGATAGTAATGGGGATGGGATTCACCAGGAAGAGGAAGATCAGGCCATATCAGAAAATAGGGTATGGATTGATCAGGATACGGATTTCAAATTCTTCATTAAATTAGAGGTTCAGGATACGGCCCGGGAAGGTCTATATTCCGCCAGCTTACGGGTGAGCACCACACCCGATGGTGGAAGATACAAGGGGGATAATAATAAGGAGTATGGTGATCTGGACGAAAGGGAGACACGGGGTGAAATAGATCTTCAGAAAGAGAAAGACTATGTAGATTTTTTATTGGATTTAAAGGTATCAAAGACGGTGGCGTATCCGGATGACGTGTTGACTTATACCATCACCTGCGGAAATATGGGTCAGGATACGGCTGAAGGGGTAACGGTAAAGAATGAATTACCCAAAAACACAGATTTTATCTGGGCCTCCGGATTATACTCCGCTAAAAAAGCTTCTCCCGCCTACAGGCTTGATGGAAGAGAGAAGATAATTAAATGGGGAGAGGAGGAGGGAATCTGCCTGAACCCAGGTGAGATTAGGCAGCTAACGGTCGAGGCCAAGGTGGATACACGGATTTCGGAATCCATAAAACTTGAGGATAAGGTTACCCTCTCCTGGCATATCCCAAAGAAGCACTCTATTACCCTTAAGGTCAAGGCCTTATCCTCACTTTTACAGCTACCTGAAAGTTTAAAGGATGTGGTGGTGTATCCCAATCCGTTTAAGGAAGAATATTCCAAGACGTGGATGGTCCACTTCTTTAATCTAACCAAAAGGTGCAGGCTGGAAGTGTATAATATTGCCGGAGAGCTTGTCTTTACCGCGAATAAGGATGATCTAAAGAATATATATGATTGGAATCTGAAAAATAACCGGGGTGAATCCGTAGCATCCGGGGTCTACATCTATTACCTGAAGAATTCTGATAGGGACGGGGA